ATTTCATTAATCTCTTAAGGTAACTTTCTTTTATAAGTTCATTCATCTTTGAAAGTACTTCCATTGAAAGATAATCAAGCAATCCCAATAATCATTCAATGATGTAATTTTAAGCTTCATGCCTCCGCAAGCTCTCAAACTCCATGAAATGGTGAGCTTGAATCACTTAATTTAAAGAGAAATGCTCAAGAAGCATTGCCTACAagcttttccttttaatatccCTTTCCTTTTCCatctttcatttttaatttatgctCTATGGACTCCTATATGAATTCACTATTTCCAAGGATCACACTGGTGCAGAAATAATGTTTAGTTCTAAGCAGTATATAATTAAAAGgcttaagtaaaaaataaatcacattGTATTCATAAACCaaaaaggagggggggggggggggggggggagattcTTCACCTACATTGCATTCCCCATGAGGTACCATGGGAACAGATTGACTAATGTCACTGAGGAATTTCAAGGTCTGGTCTCCTGTCAACTACTTCTCCTGTTGAATCATCTGGAAATGCATCTGGATAGGTAGCCAAAATCCTTGATTTCATGCTCCTGttaacgagagagagagagagagagagagagagaattaaatcACCAAATGGAACCAAAATCTGGATAGCCAAGAGACAACAACCATGAATTTGAACTTTCAAGTAAACAACTTGAATCAAGATGATCAAATAGATCTGGGACGATGCAAGAATAAGAAACTCAGCATACTTAAAGCTTCATAATCAACAGAATAGTTGCAAAACACATCAACTTTACAGTTCAATAGAAAAATTCAGACATTCCGGCAGTATGAAATAATTCATATAAAAGAAATGAATTGCAGGGGCAAGATAAAGTTGGAGATTCACTCTGACAAAATATTTCGAAATGAATTGCAGCATAAAAGGCTGCACAAGACTTAATGATTCAACAGAAAATATACAAACTGAACTCATAACATCTTCATCCacacaaatttgaattaaaaaaaaatatgcctAATAAAAACTTGCAACCTGCCAcctgaaatataaaaatagtttcaTACCAATACACACAAATCTTCATAGGATTTGAACAAATACAGGTCCTTTCCAAGAGAAGAATGAATATATGACTGGAAATCTTAAAGTTCtcttaaattatcaaaaagccACACCTTGTTTTCATGTTattgaatttggttttttgaTTATTGACTCCATGTGTGCCTGAATTCAATTCCAATTTCAAGCATGAATGCACACATGCAGTAGATTCAGGCGTTTAAGACACCATACAAACTGAGCAAACTGATTGATTTCAGCCTGTTTCCTTGGTGATCATGGTTCACTTTGATGcttattcaggaaaaaaaaacacaaaaaacacaaaaaacctaTGATATCAATTCAGTAAAGGTCTAATACACCACTTAAAACCAAACCAATCaatcaaattacaatttaatgtCTAATTATATTAGTATGCATGGAGATATTTTAAgggagatgaaaaaaaaatcttacaaataTGTTCACACATAATAAATTCTTCTATTTTTACATCCCCAACACTCAAGCCTCCTAATCTCTTGCCTCCCTGCCACACATTTatcatttcattattttctattcTAGTTTCctattcattctttattcttctATTTCCTTTTCgttctctatttttattaagGGTCCTGTTAACGGGTGCTTTAGGGCATTTATTAATAGACCACTTCAGGAAACTTTTAATACCACTattataggaaatataaaaagctatcatAAAATTCgattgcttttttcttttccataaaaagtttctaaaaatatttcctaaaccaATGCCCTTAGGGCGTCTGTTAAATTTTCCTTTAATTAATTCCCTTTTATTTGAcattcatcttttttttcttctccctgTCTTCTCCAttctcctcttttcttcttcttccctttgtctttgTAACTGATTTTCTCTACTCTCTCCTCTCTACgccctcttttttatttctactGCTTCCACACAGTTTTTGTCCCTCTTCCTTGTAACCACTCACACTCAGACACCAGACATTGCAGATCACTGTCCTATTGCAAATCTCCATCTCCATCAATATCTGTCATCTCATTCTAGATCTATGCCAATCTCTGCTGATCTTGGTCTACTTGGGCTCTTTGGTTGCTCTGAAATTCACATACGAATGCACCATACTAATGGAACTTGAGCTTGGTACAGCTTATTTAGCAGACCTCCAGCGCTGTAGTTCATTTGGTGACTTTCGAAAATTGACAAGGTCGGATCAGTTGGAAAATATCACTCTAAACCATCATAACAGCCAATCCATGAACACTCCCTAGTGTAGATAGTTAAAGATGATGAATTTGCCTCGAAGAGTTGTTAATTTTgaacttgccaaaaaaaaaaaatagttacttTTGCGATTCGGTTATATGAGAAACGTTACAGTATTCTAAGTCTATTATAGTATTCTTAGTTTTTCTTCCATGTTTCTACACATGACTGCCCATATCAATAATGTGTTCTTATAGGATTTGATTCTGTTGCTGTGAGCATAAAAAGGGTAATTGTTGATTTGGAAATATTATGCTAAAGAAGGGAACAGCCTAAACAGACAAGATGCTAGGGAGATGAGTGAGAAATTGGTTTCTAGGTATCACACCTAGATTGGTTCACAATCACTGTAGAATTTCTCCGGCATCGCATATGGCCTAAAGCATCACACATCTAATTTCTTCAGCATCACAAGTCAGATTAAGGTTGCAGCacacaaaactcaaactaaGGCTTctgatatttttcaaaataacttaAGTAAAACCATTACATCTGTATATATAGGCATCTAATGCTTAAACCTAATCGTACTTCTTAGGCTTTGTCTTGTGTAGAAATATGGGCTCTTCCCCCTTAACTATATCAATAACTATGGGCACTTCCCCCCTTAACAATGGTACAGTTGCAATGTTCCCTAAACGTCAAAATTGAGCAATATCCTCCCTTAACACTTGGTAATAGGCACTTTACCTCCCGCCAGTAGAATTACTGAAAAATCTAACggaaaagtcaaaatttttccAATAATGTGTCTAATAGAAATTTGACAGAAATCATAACAGGATGAGGCAAAGTGCTTATTAACAATAGTTTAGGGAGGACATTGATTAGTTTTGTAATATAGGGTGACATTTTAACTACATcattgctttttgtttttatataggtaTTAGGTAATTATGATTGTTATTGCAAAAAGACATTCATGTACAAATGACAAAAAGAAGTCTAAGGAAttacagaaaaacaaaaatctatgtacaaaaagaaaacaactctATTGATTCCGAAATGGAGTTACTAGTAGTAAAGCTCCAAACGCTAGACTAATCAAATAAGGAACTAGTAAATATAGCTAACAATTAATTCCTTGTACTCAGTTATAACAATTAgcaaggaagaaaaaataagttttaatcATACCTTAGTTTCTGAAATACGTAATCAAGATCTGACTTCATAGACCTCAAAAGACGTGTATTCCAAGAGAGTTCTACAGAAACCTCTGAAAAGCAGTGCTCTAAATACTCATTAAAATGTGACAGTACTGCATTGCTATCCTGTAATCTTCCTAATCTGCAATTTGGGGAACCAAAATATAATCAGTAGACAGAGAAAGAGGTTACCACATGCCAGTGCCATCCCCAAGTAAGCAACCACCAATCAATCTCCCCCCATCCCCCAAAACAATCCCagccaagaaaacaaagataaaatatGCTTAAGTCTAGAAGCCTGCCACAGAaaacctttttcatttttctttacttatcaaaaaaaaaaaaatgcaaccaCCCTAAACATCCATTAGGTAAAACCAGCCTGGATGTTTCGACAAAGCAACCCAATTATCTGATCTTCAGGTTGCAGGTTTAAATTCATCTAAGATTCCTGAAAATACAAATATGCAAGTTGGACTTCTCAGCAAAAGGAAGTTCTTGCAACCATATTTCCTATCTTGCTCTCACTTATCTCTTTTCCAcaaagggggaggggggagaaGGTTTGAAGATATATCCCTTTTCACTAAATATTGTTCCAAATGTATATTCAATATGATCTATTTGCATCTTTTAGATTAACCGCACTCAATGTGGGAATTAATGTATACATATAAAGAGAGGTATTATTGAAGGGCATGTAAGGGGTACAACCTAAGTACACAAGAAGCAAATAAATGGAACTCCCTCTCAAAGAGAAAATCTTAAACATAGGAAATTGAAAGTATAATTTGAAGGATCAAATTATGGTCAAAATTAATTACTAAAACTAATAGCTTCATTTGTTCATCACAAACCTTATCTTTTATTATTGACCTAAGATTTGGCCATTTAGGTTCATCATTGGTTTCAACTCATATCAACAACAAAGTATAAACACACTACAAATCTATTATTTACCATAGCCTCTCATACCTCATACTCTGATACTCATCTCAACTATGCCTAAATCCCAACTGTGCAAACATGCTGTTGCCAGCCTCTCTGCCATTTTTCAcacatatcataaaaaatatatatatactttgaaGTCTATCTTGGACCTCAGTTTTCTCACTCTGTGTCACATCATACTTAGACCAGGCCTCAAGTTCCGGTATGTGCTTAGCTGACGATCTACAGATGGTTCAGATGTTAGGCTATAGAAAAAGGCTAAATCATCAACTTTCCCACATTTATTCCCCTATTTTCTAGAGGTTTAAGTGTCTGTTCATCCAAGTAAATATATATCTCTTTCCCAGAAGCAATTTTTCCTCCAGATTTTATACAAACcttttaaattaatattcatCACTCACTCAAGTAATAccattttagttttattatggGGTTATGGGCACTTtgtaaaatttggaatttttcaTCTCTCATTTGAGTAATTTCTCTCTTAAGTTTCTAACAGAATTTGCTAGACTTGATCACAATCATAACAAAATTGTGATATAAACAAACAGAATATATTCTCATCCTACAATCCTTTCCTATATTTATACACACCATCTTATTCGACATTGACCCATGCACTGCCCATTTTACCACtagtaaaagaagaaaaaaaaacaattgtaataGCCAATCAGCTCTGGCACAAGTGAAACTTCCTGGTGGGTGAGTCCTTGATTTCATTTGCAATTTaaccaataataaaataagcaaaCATTAACTTAGAACAAGTTCAAATCCAGGAATGTGTACAACATGAATTGGAGAGAACCATTAacgaaaattgaaaatattcaaaaatattaataatagtatACAAGGTTTTGTTAACCTAAACATTAATGAATTGGGACGAAGTCTATGTTTTTGTTGTAATAGAAAAACAACATATTGTctaacaaagagagagagagagagagagagagagagagagagagaggaatgtaCATAAGGTGCTGCGATTGCTTGAGGGAGTCCAAATCGTCGGCATTGATAAGGGTTTTGAATTCACGAGAAACCTCAGCTGAAGCCGCTCTTATCGCCTCTTTCTCCGTTTGCTCCATCTCCATTTCTCCACCTACCGATGATCAGAGAGAGAGACGCTAATGATGAAATGAAACTTTGGGCTATCTGTAAGGGTCTTCATATTATTGGGCTATTTATTTGGGTGAATTTAACAAGACCCAAAAACTTGGAAAATTTAAGGAGCTAGACTTTGGGCTTTTTGACCCTCAAGCACACATCTCTAAAGCAATACTAATAAAGTAGTAAAAGCATGTATAAAACTGAGGTATAGTAATAGGTACTCTATTTTAAATTCTCTTATTAAGATTTAATCATGTggttacttaattaaaaaatatatttcctttttataataaaaaatttacatggtaaaattttaaaagtaaaatttaaggAACAAGACCTAAGTACTATACTTAAGTTTTGCTCtaaaagtgtgtatatatatatatatatagccaaactttagagaaaatctaactagattttaattggattctcaattttacATCACATGtcctatttgattttttattttgtatcaagtgaattattgagtgtaaaaattgaagagtccaaattcaattagattctaaattggatttcaattaaagtCCAATTTTTTGCCACGTGtccatttaagtttttttatttttatggcaAGTAAAATATGGAGTGCAAAAACCAAAGActctaaaaccaattaaattctgaatcacacacacacacataatgagaaacaattacatattttaaaaatgtatgatTTTAAGAAAGTGTATgctaataccatgtataatttgaactgtataattataattatttttaattgtttccaTGCATATGCAAGGAGCT
The sequence above is drawn from the Castanea sativa cultivar Marrone di Chiusa Pesio chromosome 5, ASM4071231v1 genome and encodes:
- the LOC142637157 gene encoding kxDL motif-containing protein LO9-177 — its product is MEMEQTEKEAIRAASAEVSREFKTLINADDLDSLKQSQHLILGRLQDSNAVLSHFNEYLEHCFSEVSVELSWNTRLLRSMKSDLDYVFQKLRSMKSRILATYPDAFPDDSTGEVVDRRPDLEIPQ